A region from the Silene latifolia isolate original U9 population chromosome 7, ASM4854445v1, whole genome shotgun sequence genome encodes:
- the LOC141591190 gene encoding uncharacterized protein LOC141591190: MATPTPTPNATPLASSSWLRSFMDRCKLEKNGSNFSDWDAQLKLAAEGDDKLRYLTEASPSEPTTRSTAATREAYEAYQKESAAMKNVLIFAMEADLQRRAFKMGNANEIYSKLVTMFSQAPRIVQYEAAAAFFDLDFKEGQKVSPHVLKLMELVESLKIQKVEIPKELIVDRILYSLSKVKAYVQFRVNFNMQDKDVSLEELHKLLVQAERDMGLNVNPPKDVLNISTKSKGKFKKNGRKGKKQAPTFTKAKTCEASTSKIKKGPLDKCHYCNGMGHWKRNCSKYLGDIKAGKITPVGPPPSKDKGKEKQA; this comes from the exons atggcaacaccaacaccaactccaaacgccacacctctcgctagttcatcatggctccgatcctttatggatcgatgtaaacttgaaaagaatgggtcaaatttctccgattgggatgcccaactcaaattagccgccgaaggtgacgacaagcttcgttaccttaccgaggcctctccatccgaacctactactaggtcaaccgccgccactagggaagcatatgaggcttaccaaaaggagtctgccgcaatgaaaaatgtcttgatatttgcgatggaggcggacctccaaaggagagcctttaaaatgggcaatgctaatgagatttactccaaacttgtgacaatgttttcacaagctccgcggatcgtccaatatgaggcggccgcggcattctttgatctcgacttcaaagagggccaaaaggttagccctcatgtgctcaaacttatggagcttgtcgagtcattgaagattcaaaaagttgaaatccccaaagaactcattgtagataggattctatactccttgtctaaagtgaaagcgtatgttcaattccgggtgaattttaacatgcaagacaaggatgtgtctcttgaggagttgcacaagttacttgtgcaagccgaaagggacatggggttaaatgtgaacccacccaaggatgtgcttaacataagcactaagagtaaggggaaattcaagaagaatgggaggaagggcaagaagcaagctcccacattcaccaaagctaagacttgtgaagctagcacttcaaagatcaagaagggtcctcttgataaatgtcattattgtaatggtatgggacattggaaaagaaattgttccaaataccttggtgatattaaggctggaaagattactccagtag ggcctccaccaagcaaagacaagggaaaggaaaagcaagcatga
- the LOC141590413 gene encoding uncharacterized protein LOC141590413 gives MAPRYSIVLSHTTVSVSYPLTLCQRRVTCRVGHRVVSDTRHAPNQQCLSNIDARIWNDYFSNDLIYTNNQIRRRFRMCKELFLRIVNALENHDTYFKNNVDGIGRNKISSIKKFTVAIGMLAYGMAGDAVDGYVRMAGKTAIQCLKKINECVIDIFGGQYLRKPTIDDIERLLHVGSNNDINVLDCSPIFDEFLEGRGPNVQFTVNGSQYNMGYYLADDIYPEWHVFVKTIPRAHMLSEKSYLRNIKKVREKMLKELLGCYKKVHNCC, from the exons ATGGCGCCCAGGTACTCTATTGTGTTATCTCATACCACTGTGTCAGTGTCGTATCCACTCACGTTGTGTCAGAGACGTGTCACGTGTCGTGTCGGACATCGTGTCGTGTCTGACACGCGACACGCCCCCAACCAGCAGTGTCTGAGTAACATAGATGCTCGTATATGGAATGATTATTTCTCAAACGATCTTATTTATACAAATAATCAAATTCGTAGGAGGTTTAGGATGTGTAAGGAGTTATTTCTTCGTATCGTAAATGCTCTTGAAAATCATGACACTTATTTTAAAAACAATGTTGATGGCATTGGTAGAAATAAAATATCTTCTATTAAAAAATTCACGGTTGCCATTGGTATGCTTGCCTATGGGATGGCAGGTGATGCTGTGGATGGCTATGTACGCATGGCAGGAAAGACTGCTATCCAATGTTTGAAAAAAATTAATGAATGCGTAATTGATATATTTGGAGGTCAATATCTGAGAAAGCCTACAATAGATGACATCGAACGATTACTTCATGTTG GTTCAAACAATGATATAAATGTATTAGATTGTTCTCCGATTTTTGATGAATTTCTCGAGGGTCGAGGTCCAAATGTCCAATTTACAGTGAATGGGTCACAATACAATATGGGATACTATCTTGCGGATGATATCTATCCAGAGTGGCATGTATTTGTAAAAACAATCCCACGAGCGCACATGTTATCCGAGAAAAGTTATTTGCGAAACATCAAGAAAGTGCGAGAAAAGATGTTGAAAGAGCTTTTGGGGTGTTATAAAAAGGTTCACAATTGTTGCTAA